The Elaeis guineensis isolate ETL-2024a chromosome 13, EG11, whole genome shotgun sequence genome includes a region encoding these proteins:
- the LOC105056688 gene encoding 3-oxoacyl-[acyl-carrier-protein] synthase II, chloroplastic isoform X2 encodes MAGATVASPLCTWLVAACMSVACDEERPLGRRSSFPGWRRRVPLSGGEGRGLPRRLISALRGSGIQGLMSSFLALEPCAEFYSSRNGLAFVGKNGFSPFGQWNAESTRRQRRAAHSSPSSGKKVMSIAMQPETEGAQKKRMQTKQRRVAVTGMGVVTPLSHDPDIFYEKLLEGVSGISEIETFDCSSYPTRIAGEIKSFSSDGWVAPKFSKRIDKFMLYMLTAGKKALENGGVTEDVMSQLDKARCGVLIGSAMGGMTIFNDAVEALRISYKKMNPFCVPFAATNMGSAMLAMDLGWMGPNYSISTACATSNFCILNAAHHILRGETDVMLCGGSDAAIIPIGLGGFVACRALSQRNADPTKASRPWDVGRDGFVMGEGAGVLLLEELEHAKQRGAEIYAEFLGGSFTCDAYHMTEPHPEGTGIILCIEKALAESGVAREDVNYVNAHATSTPSGDLKEYQALIHCFGQNPELKLNSTKSMIGHLLGAAGAVEAIAAVQAIRTGWVHPNINLDNPEENVDVNKLVGSKKERLDVKVALSNSFGFGGHNSSILFAPYQ; translated from the exons ATGGCGGGCGCCACCGTGGCCTCGCCTCTCTGCACGTGGCTGGTTGCAGCCTGCATGTCTGTGGCGTGCGACGAGGAGCGGCCGCTGGGGCGCCGGAGCTCGTTCCCCGGGTGGCGGCGGCGGGTGCCACTTTCCGGCGGCGAGGGCCGGGGCTTGCCCAGGCGGCTGATCTCGGCCTTACGTGGATCGGGGATCCAGGGGCTGATGAGCTCGTTCTTGGCCCTGGAGCCCTGCGCCGAGTTCTACAGTTCGAGAAATGGGTTGGCGTTCGTTGGGAAGAATGGCTTCTCTCCGTTCGGGCAGTGGAACGCCGAGAGTACTCGAAGGCAGCGAAGGGCTGCCCATTCTTCTCCCTCATCCG GAAAAAAAGTCATGTCCATTGCCATGCAGCCTGAAACGGAAGGTGCACAGAAGAAGAGAATGCAAACTAAACAGCGGCGGGTTGCTGTGACGGGGATGGGTGTGGTGACTCCACTCAGCCATGATCCAGATATTTTCTATGAAAAGCTCCTTGAGGGTGTCAGCGGCATAAGTGAAATAGAAACATTTGACTGTTCAAGTTATCCAACA AGGATTGCAGGGGAAATTAAATCTTTTTCCTCAGATGGATGGGTGGCACCAAAATTTTCCAAAAGAATAGACAAGTTTATGCTTTACATGCTTACTGCTGGCAAGAAAGCTCTCGAAAATGGTGGAGTTACAGAAGATGTCATGAGTCAGTTGGACAAGGCAAGATGTGGAGTTCTTATTGGGTCTGCAATGGGTGGAATGACG ATCTTTAATGATGCAGTTGAGGCTTTAAGGATCTCATACAAAAAGATGAACCCCTTTTGTGTACCATTTGCAGCTACAAATATGGGTTCTGCAATGCTTGCAATGGATCTG GGTTGGATGGGTCCAAATTATTCGATTTCTACTGCATGTGCAACTAGCAACTTCTGTATTCTGAATGCAGCACATCATATTTTAAGAGGTGAAACC GATGTGATGCTTTGTGGTGGCTCTGATGCCGCAATTATACCAATTG GATTGGGAGGTTTCGTGGCATGCAGAGCACTTTCACAAAGGAATGCTGATCCAACTAAAGCTTCTCGCCCCTGGGATGTT GGTCGCGATGGATTTGTTATGGGGGAAGGGGCCGGTGTGCTTTTGTTAGAAGAGCTGGAGCATGCTAAG CAAAGAGGAGCAGAAATCTATGCTGAGTTTCTAGGAGGAAGCTTCACATGTGATGCTTACCACATGACAGAGCCACATCCTGAAG GAACAGGCATCATTCTTTGCATTGAGAAGGCGCTGGCAGAATCAGGAGTAGCCAGAGAGGATGTCAATTATGTAAATGCTCATGCAACTTCAACACCCTCTGGTGATTTAAAAGAATATCAAGCTCTAATCCATTGTTTTGGCCAGAATCCAGAG CTGAAATTGAACTCAACAAAATCTATGATTGGTCACCTCTTAGGAGCTGCTGGTGCTGTGGAAGCCATTGCTGCAGTACAG GCTATTCGAACAGGGTGGGTCCACCCAAACATTAATCTAGACAATCCAGAAGAGAATGTG GATGTGAATAAGCTGGTGGGCTCGAAAAAGGAAAGATTGGATGTGAAGGTGGCGCTATCAAACTCCTTTGGCTTTGGTGGCCACAACTCTTCCATCCTGTTTGCACCTTACCAGTAA
- the LOC105056688 gene encoding 3-oxoacyl-[acyl-carrier-protein] synthase II, chloroplastic isoform X5, with protein sequence MAGATVASPLCTWLVAACMSVACDEERPLGRRSSFPGWRRRVPLSGGEGRGLPRRLISALRGSGIQGLMSSFLALEPCAEFYSSRNGLAFVGKNGFSPFGQWNAESTRRQRRAAHSSPSSGKKVMSIAMQPETEGAQKKRMQTKQRRVAVTGMGVVTPLSHDPDIFYEKLLEGVSGISEIETFDCSSYPTRIAGEIKSFSSDGWVAPKFSKRIDKFMLYMLTAGKKALENGGVTEDVMSQLDKARCGVLIGSAMGGMTIFNDAVEALRISYKKMNPFCVPFAATNMGSAMLAMDLGWMGPNYSISTACATSNFCILNAAHHILRGETDVMLCGGSDAAIIPIGLGGFVACRALSQRNADPTKASRPWDVGRDGFVMGEGAGVLLLEELEHAKQRGAEIYAEFLGGSFTCDAYHMTEPHPEGIILCIEKALAESGVAREDVNYVNAHATSTPSGDLKEYQALIHCFGQNPELKLNSTKSMIGHLLGAAGAVEAIAAVQAIRTGWVHPNINLDNPEENVDVNKLVGSKKERLDVKVALSNSFGFGGHNSSILFAPYQ encoded by the exons ATGGCGGGCGCCACCGTGGCCTCGCCTCTCTGCACGTGGCTGGTTGCAGCCTGCATGTCTGTGGCGTGCGACGAGGAGCGGCCGCTGGGGCGCCGGAGCTCGTTCCCCGGGTGGCGGCGGCGGGTGCCACTTTCCGGCGGCGAGGGCCGGGGCTTGCCCAGGCGGCTGATCTCGGCCTTACGTGGATCGGGGATCCAGGGGCTGATGAGCTCGTTCTTGGCCCTGGAGCCCTGCGCCGAGTTCTACAGTTCGAGAAATGGGTTGGCGTTCGTTGGGAAGAATGGCTTCTCTCCGTTCGGGCAGTGGAACGCCGAGAGTACTCGAAGGCAGCGAAGGGCTGCCCATTCTTCTCCCTCATCCG GAAAAAAAGTCATGTCCATTGCCATGCAGCCTGAAACGGAAGGTGCACAGAAGAAGAGAATGCAAACTAAACAGCGGCGGGTTGCTGTGACGGGGATGGGTGTGGTGACTCCACTCAGCCATGATCCAGATATTTTCTATGAAAAGCTCCTTGAGGGTGTCAGCGGCATAAGTGAAATAGAAACATTTGACTGTTCAAGTTATCCAACA AGGATTGCAGGGGAAATTAAATCTTTTTCCTCAGATGGATGGGTGGCACCAAAATTTTCCAAAAGAATAGACAAGTTTATGCTTTACATGCTTACTGCTGGCAAGAAAGCTCTCGAAAATGGTGGAGTTACAGAAGATGTCATGAGTCAGTTGGACAAGGCAAGATGTGGAGTTCTTATTGGGTCTGCAATGGGTGGAATGACG ATCTTTAATGATGCAGTTGAGGCTTTAAGGATCTCATACAAAAAGATGAACCCCTTTTGTGTACCATTTGCAGCTACAAATATGGGTTCTGCAATGCTTGCAATGGATCTG GGTTGGATGGGTCCAAATTATTCGATTTCTACTGCATGTGCAACTAGCAACTTCTGTATTCTGAATGCAGCACATCATATTTTAAGAGGTGAAACC GATGTGATGCTTTGTGGTGGCTCTGATGCCGCAATTATACCAATTG GATTGGGAGGTTTCGTGGCATGCAGAGCACTTTCACAAAGGAATGCTGATCCAACTAAAGCTTCTCGCCCCTGGGATGTT GGTCGCGATGGATTTGTTATGGGGGAAGGGGCCGGTGTGCTTTTGTTAGAAGAGCTGGAGCATGCTAAG CAAAGAGGAGCAGAAATCTATGCTGAGTTTCTAGGAGGAAGCTTCACATGTGATGCTTACCACATGACAGAGCCACATCCTGAAG GCATCATTCTTTGCATTGAGAAGGCGCTGGCAGAATCAGGAGTAGCCAGAGAGGATGTCAATTATGTAAATGCTCATGCAACTTCAACACCCTCTGGTGATTTAAAAGAATATCAAGCTCTAATCCATTGTTTTGGCCAGAATCCAGAG CTGAAATTGAACTCAACAAAATCTATGATTGGTCACCTCTTAGGAGCTGCTGGTGCTGTGGAAGCCATTGCTGCAGTACAG GCTATTCGAACAGGGTGGGTCCACCCAAACATTAATCTAGACAATCCAGAAGAGAATGTG GATGTGAATAAGCTGGTGGGCTCGAAAAAGGAAAGATTGGATGTGAAGGTGGCGCTATCAAACTCCTTTGGCTTTGGTGGCCACAACTCTTCCATCCTGTTTGCACCTTACCAGTAA
- the LOC105056688 gene encoding 3-oxoacyl-[acyl-carrier-protein] synthase II, chloroplastic isoform X1, whose translation MAGATVASPLCTWLVAACMSVACDEERPLGRRSSFPGWRRRVPLSGGEGRGLPRRLISALRGSGIQGLMSSFLALEPCAEFYSSRNGLAFVGKNGFSPFGQWNAESTRRQRRAAHSSPSSVAGKKVMSIAMQPETEGAQKKRMQTKQRRVAVTGMGVVTPLSHDPDIFYEKLLEGVSGISEIETFDCSSYPTRIAGEIKSFSSDGWVAPKFSKRIDKFMLYMLTAGKKALENGGVTEDVMSQLDKARCGVLIGSAMGGMTIFNDAVEALRISYKKMNPFCVPFAATNMGSAMLAMDLGWMGPNYSISTACATSNFCILNAAHHILRGETDVMLCGGSDAAIIPIGLGGFVACRALSQRNADPTKASRPWDVGRDGFVMGEGAGVLLLEELEHAKQRGAEIYAEFLGGSFTCDAYHMTEPHPEGTGIILCIEKALAESGVAREDVNYVNAHATSTPSGDLKEYQALIHCFGQNPELKLNSTKSMIGHLLGAAGAVEAIAAVQAIRTGWVHPNINLDNPEENVDVNKLVGSKKERLDVKVALSNSFGFGGHNSSILFAPYQ comes from the exons ATGGCGGGCGCCACCGTGGCCTCGCCTCTCTGCACGTGGCTGGTTGCAGCCTGCATGTCTGTGGCGTGCGACGAGGAGCGGCCGCTGGGGCGCCGGAGCTCGTTCCCCGGGTGGCGGCGGCGGGTGCCACTTTCCGGCGGCGAGGGCCGGGGCTTGCCCAGGCGGCTGATCTCGGCCTTACGTGGATCGGGGATCCAGGGGCTGATGAGCTCGTTCTTGGCCCTGGAGCCCTGCGCCGAGTTCTACAGTTCGAGAAATGGGTTGGCGTTCGTTGGGAAGAATGGCTTCTCTCCGTTCGGGCAGTGGAACGCCGAGAGTACTCGAAGGCAGCGAAGGGCTGCCCATTCTTCTCCCTCATCCG TTGCAGGAAAAAAAGTCATGTCCATTGCCATGCAGCCTGAAACGGAAGGTGCACAGAAGAAGAGAATGCAAACTAAACAGCGGCGGGTTGCTGTGACGGGGATGGGTGTGGTGACTCCACTCAGCCATGATCCAGATATTTTCTATGAAAAGCTCCTTGAGGGTGTCAGCGGCATAAGTGAAATAGAAACATTTGACTGTTCAAGTTATCCAACA AGGATTGCAGGGGAAATTAAATCTTTTTCCTCAGATGGATGGGTGGCACCAAAATTTTCCAAAAGAATAGACAAGTTTATGCTTTACATGCTTACTGCTGGCAAGAAAGCTCTCGAAAATGGTGGAGTTACAGAAGATGTCATGAGTCAGTTGGACAAGGCAAGATGTGGAGTTCTTATTGGGTCTGCAATGGGTGGAATGACG ATCTTTAATGATGCAGTTGAGGCTTTAAGGATCTCATACAAAAAGATGAACCCCTTTTGTGTACCATTTGCAGCTACAAATATGGGTTCTGCAATGCTTGCAATGGATCTG GGTTGGATGGGTCCAAATTATTCGATTTCTACTGCATGTGCAACTAGCAACTTCTGTATTCTGAATGCAGCACATCATATTTTAAGAGGTGAAACC GATGTGATGCTTTGTGGTGGCTCTGATGCCGCAATTATACCAATTG GATTGGGAGGTTTCGTGGCATGCAGAGCACTTTCACAAAGGAATGCTGATCCAACTAAAGCTTCTCGCCCCTGGGATGTT GGTCGCGATGGATTTGTTATGGGGGAAGGGGCCGGTGTGCTTTTGTTAGAAGAGCTGGAGCATGCTAAG CAAAGAGGAGCAGAAATCTATGCTGAGTTTCTAGGAGGAAGCTTCACATGTGATGCTTACCACATGACAGAGCCACATCCTGAAG GAACAGGCATCATTCTTTGCATTGAGAAGGCGCTGGCAGAATCAGGAGTAGCCAGAGAGGATGTCAATTATGTAAATGCTCATGCAACTTCAACACCCTCTGGTGATTTAAAAGAATATCAAGCTCTAATCCATTGTTTTGGCCAGAATCCAGAG CTGAAATTGAACTCAACAAAATCTATGATTGGTCACCTCTTAGGAGCTGCTGGTGCTGTGGAAGCCATTGCTGCAGTACAG GCTATTCGAACAGGGTGGGTCCACCCAAACATTAATCTAGACAATCCAGAAGAGAATGTG GATGTGAATAAGCTGGTGGGCTCGAAAAAGGAAAGATTGGATGTGAAGGTGGCGCTATCAAACTCCTTTGGCTTTGGTGGCCACAACTCTTCCATCCTGTTTGCACCTTACCAGTAA
- the LOC105056688 gene encoding 3-oxoacyl-[acyl-carrier-protein] synthase II, chloroplastic isoform X3 has product MAGATVASPLCTWLVAACMSVACDEERPLGRRSSFPGWRRRVPLSGGEGRGLPRRLISALRGSGIQGLMSSFLALEPCAEFYSSRNGLAFVGKNGFSPFGQWNAESTRRQRRAAHSSPSSVAGKKVMSIAMQPETEGAQKKRMQTKQRRVAVTGMGVVTPLSHDPDIFYEKLLEGVSGISEIETFDCSSYPTRIAGEIKSFSSDGWVAPKFSKRIDKFMLYMLTAGKKALENGGVTEDVMSQLDKARCGVLIGSAMGGMTIFNDAVEALRISYKKMNPFCVPFAATNMGSAMLAMDLGWMGPNYSISTACATSNFCILNAAHHILRGETDVMLCGGSDAAIIPIGLGGFVACRALSQRNADPTKASRPWDVGRDGFVMGEGAGVLLLEELEHAKQRGAEIYAEFLGGSFTCDAYHMTEPHPEGIILCIEKALAESGVAREDVNYVNAHATSTPSGDLKEYQALIHCFGQNPELKLNSTKSMIGHLLGAAGAVEAIAAVQAIRTGWVHPNINLDNPEENVDVNKLVGSKKERLDVKVALSNSFGFGGHNSSILFAPYQ; this is encoded by the exons ATGGCGGGCGCCACCGTGGCCTCGCCTCTCTGCACGTGGCTGGTTGCAGCCTGCATGTCTGTGGCGTGCGACGAGGAGCGGCCGCTGGGGCGCCGGAGCTCGTTCCCCGGGTGGCGGCGGCGGGTGCCACTTTCCGGCGGCGAGGGCCGGGGCTTGCCCAGGCGGCTGATCTCGGCCTTACGTGGATCGGGGATCCAGGGGCTGATGAGCTCGTTCTTGGCCCTGGAGCCCTGCGCCGAGTTCTACAGTTCGAGAAATGGGTTGGCGTTCGTTGGGAAGAATGGCTTCTCTCCGTTCGGGCAGTGGAACGCCGAGAGTACTCGAAGGCAGCGAAGGGCTGCCCATTCTTCTCCCTCATCCG TTGCAGGAAAAAAAGTCATGTCCATTGCCATGCAGCCTGAAACGGAAGGTGCACAGAAGAAGAGAATGCAAACTAAACAGCGGCGGGTTGCTGTGACGGGGATGGGTGTGGTGACTCCACTCAGCCATGATCCAGATATTTTCTATGAAAAGCTCCTTGAGGGTGTCAGCGGCATAAGTGAAATAGAAACATTTGACTGTTCAAGTTATCCAACA AGGATTGCAGGGGAAATTAAATCTTTTTCCTCAGATGGATGGGTGGCACCAAAATTTTCCAAAAGAATAGACAAGTTTATGCTTTACATGCTTACTGCTGGCAAGAAAGCTCTCGAAAATGGTGGAGTTACAGAAGATGTCATGAGTCAGTTGGACAAGGCAAGATGTGGAGTTCTTATTGGGTCTGCAATGGGTGGAATGACG ATCTTTAATGATGCAGTTGAGGCTTTAAGGATCTCATACAAAAAGATGAACCCCTTTTGTGTACCATTTGCAGCTACAAATATGGGTTCTGCAATGCTTGCAATGGATCTG GGTTGGATGGGTCCAAATTATTCGATTTCTACTGCATGTGCAACTAGCAACTTCTGTATTCTGAATGCAGCACATCATATTTTAAGAGGTGAAACC GATGTGATGCTTTGTGGTGGCTCTGATGCCGCAATTATACCAATTG GATTGGGAGGTTTCGTGGCATGCAGAGCACTTTCACAAAGGAATGCTGATCCAACTAAAGCTTCTCGCCCCTGGGATGTT GGTCGCGATGGATTTGTTATGGGGGAAGGGGCCGGTGTGCTTTTGTTAGAAGAGCTGGAGCATGCTAAG CAAAGAGGAGCAGAAATCTATGCTGAGTTTCTAGGAGGAAGCTTCACATGTGATGCTTACCACATGACAGAGCCACATCCTGAAG GCATCATTCTTTGCATTGAGAAGGCGCTGGCAGAATCAGGAGTAGCCAGAGAGGATGTCAATTATGTAAATGCTCATGCAACTTCAACACCCTCTGGTGATTTAAAAGAATATCAAGCTCTAATCCATTGTTTTGGCCAGAATCCAGAG CTGAAATTGAACTCAACAAAATCTATGATTGGTCACCTCTTAGGAGCTGCTGGTGCTGTGGAAGCCATTGCTGCAGTACAG GCTATTCGAACAGGGTGGGTCCACCCAAACATTAATCTAGACAATCCAGAAGAGAATGTG GATGTGAATAAGCTGGTGGGCTCGAAAAAGGAAAGATTGGATGTGAAGGTGGCGCTATCAAACTCCTTTGGCTTTGGTGGCCACAACTCTTCCATCCTGTTTGCACCTTACCAGTAA
- the LOC105056688 gene encoding 3-oxoacyl-[acyl-carrier-protein] synthase II, chloroplastic isoform X4 has protein sequence MAGATVASPLCTWLVAACMSVACDEERPLGRRSSFPGWRRRVPLSGGEGRGLPRRLISALRGSGIQGLMSSFLALEPCAEFYSSRNGLAFVGKNGFSPFGQWNAESTRRQRRAAHSSPSSVAGKKVMSIAMQPETEGAQKKRMQTKQRRVAVTGMGVVTPLSHDPDIFYEKLLEGVSGISEIETFDCSSYPTRIAGEIKSFSSDGWVAPKFSKRIDKFMLYMLTAGKKALENGGVTEDVMSQLDKARCGVLIGSAMGGMTIFNDAVEALRISYKKMNPFCVPFAATNMGSAMLAMDLGWMGPNYSISTACATSNFCILNAAHHILRGETDVMLCGGSDAAIIPIGLGGFVACRALSQRNADPTKASRPWDVGRDGFVMGEGAGVLLLEELEHAKQRGAEIYAEFLGGSFTCDAYHMTEPHPEGTGIILCIEKALAESGVAREDVNYVNAHATSTPSGDLKEYQALIHCFGQNPEELLVLWKPLLQYRLFEQGGSTQTLI, from the exons ATGGCGGGCGCCACCGTGGCCTCGCCTCTCTGCACGTGGCTGGTTGCAGCCTGCATGTCTGTGGCGTGCGACGAGGAGCGGCCGCTGGGGCGCCGGAGCTCGTTCCCCGGGTGGCGGCGGCGGGTGCCACTTTCCGGCGGCGAGGGCCGGGGCTTGCCCAGGCGGCTGATCTCGGCCTTACGTGGATCGGGGATCCAGGGGCTGATGAGCTCGTTCTTGGCCCTGGAGCCCTGCGCCGAGTTCTACAGTTCGAGAAATGGGTTGGCGTTCGTTGGGAAGAATGGCTTCTCTCCGTTCGGGCAGTGGAACGCCGAGAGTACTCGAAGGCAGCGAAGGGCTGCCCATTCTTCTCCCTCATCCG TTGCAGGAAAAAAAGTCATGTCCATTGCCATGCAGCCTGAAACGGAAGGTGCACAGAAGAAGAGAATGCAAACTAAACAGCGGCGGGTTGCTGTGACGGGGATGGGTGTGGTGACTCCACTCAGCCATGATCCAGATATTTTCTATGAAAAGCTCCTTGAGGGTGTCAGCGGCATAAGTGAAATAGAAACATTTGACTGTTCAAGTTATCCAACA AGGATTGCAGGGGAAATTAAATCTTTTTCCTCAGATGGATGGGTGGCACCAAAATTTTCCAAAAGAATAGACAAGTTTATGCTTTACATGCTTACTGCTGGCAAGAAAGCTCTCGAAAATGGTGGAGTTACAGAAGATGTCATGAGTCAGTTGGACAAGGCAAGATGTGGAGTTCTTATTGGGTCTGCAATGGGTGGAATGACG ATCTTTAATGATGCAGTTGAGGCTTTAAGGATCTCATACAAAAAGATGAACCCCTTTTGTGTACCATTTGCAGCTACAAATATGGGTTCTGCAATGCTTGCAATGGATCTG GGTTGGATGGGTCCAAATTATTCGATTTCTACTGCATGTGCAACTAGCAACTTCTGTATTCTGAATGCAGCACATCATATTTTAAGAGGTGAAACC GATGTGATGCTTTGTGGTGGCTCTGATGCCGCAATTATACCAATTG GATTGGGAGGTTTCGTGGCATGCAGAGCACTTTCACAAAGGAATGCTGATCCAACTAAAGCTTCTCGCCCCTGGGATGTT GGTCGCGATGGATTTGTTATGGGGGAAGGGGCCGGTGTGCTTTTGTTAGAAGAGCTGGAGCATGCTAAG CAAAGAGGAGCAGAAATCTATGCTGAGTTTCTAGGAGGAAGCTTCACATGTGATGCTTACCACATGACAGAGCCACATCCTGAAG GAACAGGCATCATTCTTTGCATTGAGAAGGCGCTGGCAGAATCAGGAGTAGCCAGAGAGGATGTCAATTATGTAAATGCTCATGCAACTTCAACACCCTCTGGTGATTTAAAAGAATATCAAGCTCTAATCCATTGTTTTGGCCAGAATCCAGAG GAGCTGCTGGTGCTGTGGAAGCCATTGCTGCAGTACAG GCTATTCGAACAGGGTGGGTCCACCCAAACATTAATCTAG